A stretch of Amycolatopsis balhimycina FH 1894 DNA encodes these proteins:
- a CDS encoding Crp/Fnr family transcriptional regulator, with the protein MLDVTVDDCAGVPGRKGGDERVYEKRLSRLRAEWPAKSVLAQVSEAALESWLQAGGFRTFRGGETLIHEGQADTSVFLLLSGCVKVIAASGEKTLLAVRIGGDLVGEIAALDAGPRSATVVVSRRSSITACQLDRADFLTVLDRDGVAARIVTASVTAKLRTATRRRRTVGVAPLARLARLIVDLSGDYGRNIAPTAWMIALDLTQQEMGQLIGSSEATVYRAMRVLREHGLVEVSGRRLIVKNLDGLTAITRGDGVAVT; encoded by the coding sequence ATGCTGGACGTCACGGTTGACGATTGTGCAGGCGTACCAGGGCGGAAGGGCGGCGATGAGCGGGTGTACGAGAAGCGCCTATCACGGCTACGGGCGGAGTGGCCGGCGAAAAGTGTTCTCGCGCAGGTGTCCGAAGCCGCCCTCGAAAGCTGGTTGCAAGCTGGGGGGTTTCGAACTTTCCGCGGCGGTGAAACTCTAATCCACGAGGGACAAGCCGATACCTCGGTGTTCCTCCTGCTCTCCGGTTGTGTGAAGGTCATCGCTGCTTCCGGGGAGAAGACCCTGCTGGCCGTCCGGATCGGCGGTGACCTCGTCGGCGAAATTGCCGCCCTCGACGCGGGACCTCGTTCAGCGACGGTCGTCGTGAGCCGGCGCTCGTCAATCACGGCGTGCCAACTCGACCGTGCGGACTTCCTCACCGTGCTCGACCGGGACGGCGTCGCCGCGCGCATCGTGACGGCATCGGTCACCGCTAAGCTGAGGACGGCGACCCGGCGCCGCCGGACAGTCGGTGTCGCCCCACTCGCGCGGCTGGCCCGGCTGATCGTGGATCTGTCCGGTGACTACGGGCGAAATATCGCCCCGACGGCCTGGATGATCGCCCTGGACCTGACCCAGCAGGAAATGGGGCAGCTGATCGGCAGCAGCGAAGCGACGGTGTATCGCGCGATGCGCGTCCTCCGGGAACACGGGCTCGTCGAAGTCAGTGGGCGACGGCTCATCGTCAAAAATCTTGACGGCCTAACGGCCATCACGCGCGGAGACGGGGTCGCCGTCACCTGA
- a CDS encoding bifunctional aminoglycoside phosphotransferase/ATP-binding protein, which yields MLDDVAFLAMDLERLGAPEPAEQLITAYREFSGDPAPPALLHHYLAYRAFVRAKVACLRFAQGDTAAAELARDYTGIALRHLRLGRVRLILVGGAPGTGKSTVAGGLADWLDGTLLQSDRLRKELAGLTPAPRAPEDYRQGLYDSHHTDTTYAELARRAEVLLSLGETVVLDASWSATRHRRLAANAAERASSPVIAVRCEVPETVAAQRITARTPELSDATPQIAHRMAADADPWPEAHPLLTTGTPRESILRAVASLLPEHRKSPAQRHSGPPAGLPGGARVIPAEHPEPEAGR from the coding sequence GTGCTCGACGACGTCGCCTTCCTCGCGATGGACCTCGAACGGCTCGGCGCACCGGAACCGGCCGAGCAGCTCATCACCGCCTACCGCGAGTTCTCGGGCGACCCCGCTCCCCCGGCGCTGTTGCACCACTACCTCGCCTACCGCGCCTTCGTCCGGGCCAAAGTCGCATGCCTGCGCTTCGCGCAAGGCGACACCGCGGCCGCGGAACTGGCCCGTGACTACACCGGCATCGCGCTGCGCCACCTGCGGCTCGGCCGCGTCCGGCTGATCCTCGTCGGCGGCGCCCCGGGCACCGGCAAGTCCACGGTCGCCGGGGGGCTCGCGGACTGGCTCGACGGCACCCTCCTGCAGTCCGATCGGCTGCGCAAGGAGCTCGCGGGGCTGACGCCCGCCCCGCGGGCCCCCGAGGATTACCGGCAGGGTCTCTACGACAGCCACCACACCGACACGACCTACGCCGAGCTGGCTCGGCGCGCGGAGGTCCTGCTGTCGCTCGGGGAAACCGTCGTGCTGGACGCGTCCTGGTCGGCCACCCGGCACCGCAGGCTCGCCGCGAACGCCGCCGAGCGGGCGAGCAGCCCGGTCATCGCCGTGCGGTGCGAGGTGCCGGAGACTGTTGCGGCGCAGCGGATCACCGCCCGGACGCCCGAACTCTCCGACGCCACTCCCCAGATCGCGCACCGGATGGCCGCCGACGCCGACCCGTGGCCGGAGGCGCACCCCCTCCTCACGACCGGGACGCCGCGGGAGTCGATCCTGCGGGCGGTGGCGTCCCTGCTGCCCGAGCACCGAAAGTCCCCGGCCCAGAGGCATTCCGGCCCTCCCGCGGGCCTGCCGGGCGGTGCCAGGGTCATACCGGCAGAACACCCCGAACCCGAGGCAGGCCGATGA
- a CDS encoding Acg family FMN-binding oxidoreductase, with protein sequence MERGFPDDYTVKTAVAMAVRAPSVHNSQPWNWRIGHSSLHLYADPDRQLRETDPDGRDLILSCGAALHHLRIAFAALGWAAEVHRLPNPDEPDHLAAITLQQHEPSQDEVAMAAAIPRRRTDRRRHSSWNVPRGHVEAMAKAAALEGTVLQVAENSARYHLATAVEEASRRHETDPAYRTELAAWSGRHISPDGVPARNTPAPDDTPGALRTRPFTDPLLTQPPDAKAEDDETVLLVLSTASDDRMSRLRAGEATSAALLTATAFGLSACPLTEPLELPEVRDTVTERVTGGSFPQMVLRIGWAPANADPLTATPRRALADVLQPLEAPPKHFQAH encoded by the coding sequence ATGGAGCGAGGATTCCCGGACGACTACACCGTCAAGACCGCGGTGGCCATGGCGGTCCGCGCGCCGTCCGTGCACAACTCCCAGCCATGGAACTGGCGGATCGGACACAGTTCCCTGCACCTCTACGCCGACCCGGACCGGCAGCTGCGCGAAACCGACCCGGACGGCCGGGACCTGATCCTCAGCTGCGGCGCAGCCTTGCACCACCTCCGGATCGCTTTCGCCGCACTCGGCTGGGCCGCCGAGGTCCACCGGCTGCCGAACCCGGACGAGCCCGACCACCTCGCGGCGATCACGCTGCAGCAGCACGAGCCGTCACAGGACGAGGTCGCGATGGCCGCCGCGATCCCCCGGCGCCGCACGGACCGGCGCCGGCACAGCTCGTGGAACGTGCCGCGCGGACACGTCGAAGCCATGGCCAAGGCGGCGGCGCTGGAAGGCACCGTGCTGCAGGTCGCCGAGAACTCGGCGCGCTACCACCTGGCAACCGCCGTCGAAGAGGCTTCGCGGCGGCACGAAACAGACCCGGCCTACCGCACGGAACTGGCGGCCTGGAGCGGACGCCACATCTCGCCCGACGGCGTCCCGGCCCGCAACACCCCGGCACCGGACGACACCCCGGGTGCCTTGCGGACCCGGCCGTTCACCGACCCGCTGCTGACCCAGCCGCCCGACGCCAAGGCCGAGGACGACGAGACCGTGCTGCTGGTGCTGAGCACCGCCTCCGACGACCGGATGTCGCGGCTGCGCGCGGGCGAGGCGACCAGCGCTGCCCTGCTGACCGCCACCGCGTTCGGTCTGTCTGCGTGCCCGCTCACCGAGCCGCTCGAACTCCCCGAGGTCCGCGACACCGTCACCGAACGGGTCACCGGCGGGTCGTTCCCGCAGATGGTCCTGCGAATCGGCTGGGCGCCCGCCAACGCCGACCCTTTGACCGCGACGCCGCGCCGCGCCCTCGCCGACGTCCTGCAGCCGCTCGAAGCTCCCCCGAAGCACTTCCAAGCGCACTAG
- a CDS encoding SHOCT domain-containing protein, with product MPYWYHSGNMGWFGGVGMFVLMALVLAALVALVVVLARRAPQLPGQSDTARRILDERFARGEIDQEEYERRRDALTRAK from the coding sequence ATGCCGTACTGGTACCACTCCGGAAACATGGGCTGGTTCGGCGGCGTCGGCATGTTCGTGCTGATGGCGCTCGTGCTCGCCGCGCTGGTCGCCCTTGTCGTCGTCCTCGCGCGCCGGGCACCACAGCTGCCGGGGCAGAGTGACACCGCCCGGCGGATCCTCGACGAGCGGTTCGCCCGCGGCGAGATCGACCAGGAAGAATACGAACGCCGCCGCGACGCGCTGACGCGGGCGAAATGA
- a CDS encoding AMIN-like domain-containing (lipo)protein — protein sequence MSRDALYLVRAGRHGCFDRVVFDVNGPAEAGYAVHYVAVVTADPKGDPLPVPGAAALEVVVRAPALGTDDSGHQPGRVLAAIGDTLVSTPDWPSLRAVRFAGSFEGLSTFAVGIRAQLPFRVFTQLGPQDQVRRVVVGIAH from the coding sequence ATGAGCCGGGACGCGCTGTACCTGGTCCGGGCCGGCCGCCACGGCTGCTTCGATCGCGTGGTCTTCGATGTCAACGGGCCGGCGGAAGCCGGGTACGCGGTCCACTACGTCGCGGTCGTCACGGCCGACCCGAAGGGCGATCCGCTGCCGGTACCGGGTGCCGCGGCCCTGGAGGTCGTCGTCCGGGCGCCCGCACTCGGCACCGACGACTCCGGGCACCAGCCCGGCCGGGTACTGGCCGCGATCGGGGACACCCTCGTCAGCACCCCGGATTGGCCCTCCCTGCGGGCCGTGCGCTTCGCCGGCTCGTTCGAAGGGCTCAGCACGTTCGCCGTCGGCATCCGCGCGCAGCTGCCGTTCCGCGTGTTCACCCAGCTCGGGCCCCAGGACCAGGTCCGGCGCGTGGTCGTCGGCATCGCCCACTGA
- a CDS encoding wax ester/triacylglycerol synthase family O-acyltransferase produces MDRLSPLDAAFLEIEDEDPSSSLAIASVAIAEGPAPGQDEFIAAVLARLAGIPRSRQKVRTVPFDLGPPAWVDDPAFDPPAHFGRVALPTPHDESALNDLVALLMSERLERDRPLWEFWVIEGLPDGRWAILTKVHHALADGLAATRLQTVLFGDAPADTRPVAAAADPGAAGLVLEAVGSLLSSPWHQARLVAREMLHPNRLARRVNDAARGLAAMTSALLPVSPTPLTGPLGRDRRYSTASVPLADVQTVARTFGVTVNDVLLAAVTGGFRELLLQRGETPAADSVRSLVPVSVRTGTALDNEVSLLLPLLPVELADPAQRLVRVHRRLGTLKAAKEADAGALLTATAAHEPFAPVAWAIRAAAHLPQRNIVTVTTNVRGPAEPMSALGRRIVRIHPYVPIALRVRIGVAMLSYAGEVTFGITADADTVPDTDVLAKAIERDFPALLAAAR; encoded by the coding sequence ATGGACCGGCTCAGCCCGCTCGACGCGGCCTTCCTCGAGATCGAGGACGAGGACCCCAGCTCGTCGCTGGCCATCGCCTCGGTCGCGATCGCCGAGGGGCCGGCCCCGGGCCAGGACGAGTTCATCGCCGCCGTGCTCGCGCGGCTGGCCGGGATCCCGCGCTCCCGGCAGAAAGTACGCACGGTGCCGTTCGACCTCGGTCCGCCGGCCTGGGTCGACGATCCGGCGTTCGACCCGCCCGCGCACTTCGGGCGGGTCGCGCTCCCGACGCCGCACGACGAGTCGGCGCTGAACGACCTGGTGGCCCTGCTGATGAGCGAGCGGCTCGAGCGCGACCGGCCGCTGTGGGAGTTCTGGGTGATCGAAGGACTGCCGGACGGGCGCTGGGCGATCCTGACGAAGGTGCACCACGCGCTCGCCGACGGCCTCGCCGCGACCCGGCTGCAGACCGTCCTCTTCGGCGACGCTCCGGCCGACACCCGTCCCGTCGCGGCGGCGGCCGATCCCGGTGCTGCCGGGCTAGTGCTGGAAGCCGTCGGCTCACTGCTGAGCAGTCCCTGGCACCAGGCGCGCCTCGTCGCGCGCGAGATGCTGCACCCGAACCGGCTCGCCCGCCGCGTCAACGACGCCGCACGCGGTCTCGCGGCGATGACGTCCGCGCTGCTTCCGGTGTCGCCCACCCCGCTCACCGGGCCGCTCGGGCGCGACCGGCGCTACTCGACCGCCTCGGTTCCGCTGGCCGACGTCCAAACCGTCGCCCGGACCTTCGGCGTCACGGTGAACGACGTCCTGCTGGCCGCCGTCACCGGCGGGTTCCGGGAACTGCTGCTGCAGCGCGGGGAGACGCCCGCCGCCGACAGCGTGCGGTCGCTGGTACCGGTGTCCGTGCGAACCGGAACCGCACTCGACAACGAGGTGTCCCTCCTGCTGCCCCTGCTACCGGTCGAGCTCGCCGACCCGGCCCAGCGCCTCGTCCGGGTGCACCGGCGGCTGGGCACGCTGAAGGCGGCCAAGGAAGCCGACGCCGGCGCACTGCTCACCGCGACCGCGGCGCACGAGCCGTTCGCCCCGGTCGCGTGGGCGATCCGGGCGGCCGCGCACCTGCCGCAGCGCAACATCGTCACGGTGACGACGAACGTGCGCGGCCCGGCCGAACCGATGTCCGCGCTCGGCCGCCGCATCGTCCGGATCCACCCGTACGTCCCTATCGCGCTTCGGGTGCGGATCGGCGTGGCGATGCTCAGCTACGCCGGCGAGGTGACGTTCGGGATCACGGCCGACGCGGACACGGTCCCGGACACCGATGTGCTCGCGAAGGCGATCGAGCGGGACTTCCCGGCGCTGCTCGCCGCGGCCCGCTGA
- a CDS encoding ArsR/SmtB family transcription factor: MPARSRTTEPLYRIKADLFKCLAHPIRIQVLEVLAAAGEEGTPVTRLLEVTDCEASHLSQHLAVLRRSGVVTSARTGNAVEYWLAQPLVAELLVVARAFLLSSLTPDTDRLRTAEELPPLPGASPQAILDAIAAKA, translated from the coding sequence ATGCCCGCCCGATCCCGCACTACCGAGCCGCTGTACCGGATCAAAGCCGATCTGTTCAAGTGCCTCGCCCACCCGATCCGGATCCAGGTCCTGGAGGTGCTGGCCGCGGCCGGTGAGGAGGGCACGCCGGTCACCCGGCTGCTCGAAGTGACCGACTGCGAAGCGTCGCACCTGTCCCAGCACCTCGCCGTGCTGCGCCGCAGCGGAGTCGTCACCTCGGCCCGCACCGGCAACGCCGTCGAGTACTGGCTCGCCCAGCCGCTCGTCGCGGAACTCCTCGTGGTGGCCAGGGCTTTCCTCCTGTCGAGCCTGACTCCGGACACCGACCGGCTCCGGACCGCCGAGGAACTGCCCCCACTGCCCGGGGCCAGCCCGCAGGCCATCCTCGACGCGATCGCGGCCAAAGCGTGA
- a CDS encoding SulP family inorganic anion transporter, whose protein sequence is MSRLASTRELLPGRGDYDLRAPVLRADLLAGLTVGVIALPLALAFGISSGAGAAAGLITAVVAGIVAAVFGGSPVQVSGPTGAMAVVLAPIVATHGTASVALVSILGGVVVLVAGAARLGRLVGYLPWPVVEGFTLGIACIIFLQQIPAAVGTTAPAGRNPLLGAGAALASASGGVAGWTAATVAVVVATMLLLPKLHRRIPASLVAVAVATVAAEITHAPVPRIGNLPNNLTPSLPHFSFGVVHDLAGAIVAVAALAAIESLLSARVAATMTRGGPPIGPTRPDRELVGQGLASIASGLFGGMPATGAIARTAVNVRSGARTRLAAIAHALVILAVIYAATGLVSRIPLSALAGVLLVTSLRMVPLATVREVVRASRSSAVTFAVTAIVTVAADLILAVEIGLLAAAFFALRHLAHAARARLDTLPGPATDGDEHIAVFRFEGAMFWGASERVVTEIAAAADDVLVVILRLSRLHLLDATGAKALGETIEELEGRGIAVLLKGVQAHHQHLLTTTGALRTGGHLFTSFDDAATYARAHVRRITTAPGQAR, encoded by the coding sequence GTGAGCCGCCTCGCGAGCACCCGGGAGCTGCTCCCCGGGCGAGGCGACTACGACCTGCGCGCGCCGGTGCTGCGCGCGGACCTGCTCGCCGGTCTCACCGTCGGAGTCATCGCCCTGCCCCTGGCGCTGGCCTTCGGCATCAGCTCGGGCGCCGGCGCCGCGGCCGGGCTCATCACCGCCGTGGTCGCCGGGATCGTGGCCGCGGTCTTCGGCGGCTCACCGGTCCAGGTGTCCGGCCCGACGGGCGCCATGGCCGTCGTCCTGGCGCCGATCGTGGCCACCCACGGGACGGCGTCGGTGGCACTGGTCTCGATCCTCGGCGGCGTGGTCGTGCTCGTCGCGGGCGCAGCGCGGCTGGGCCGGCTGGTGGGCTACCTGCCCTGGCCGGTCGTCGAGGGCTTCACGCTCGGCATCGCCTGCATCATCTTCCTCCAGCAGATCCCCGCGGCCGTCGGGACCACCGCGCCGGCGGGCCGGAACCCGCTGCTGGGCGCGGGAGCCGCGCTCGCGAGTGCCAGCGGCGGCGTGGCGGGCTGGACGGCGGCGACGGTCGCCGTCGTGGTGGCCACCATGCTCCTCCTGCCGAAGCTGCACCGCCGGATTCCGGCCTCGCTGGTGGCGGTGGCCGTGGCGACCGTCGCCGCCGAGATAACGCACGCCCCGGTGCCGCGCATCGGGAACCTGCCGAACAACCTGACCCCCTCGCTGCCGCACTTCAGCTTCGGCGTCGTCCACGACCTCGCCGGCGCGATCGTCGCCGTGGCCGCGCTGGCGGCCATCGAATCCCTGCTGTCCGCCCGGGTCGCCGCGACGATGACCCGAGGCGGCCCGCCGATCGGGCCCACCCGCCCGGACCGCGAACTCGTCGGCCAGGGCCTGGCCTCCATCGCCAGTGGCCTGTTCGGCGGAATGCCCGCCACCGGCGCGATCGCCCGTACCGCCGTCAACGTCCGCTCCGGGGCCCGCACCCGGCTCGCCGCCATCGCGCACGCCCTGGTGATCCTCGCGGTCATCTACGCCGCCACCGGGCTCGTCTCCCGGATCCCCCTATCCGCCCTCGCCGGCGTCCTGCTGGTCACCAGCCTCCGCATGGTGCCGCTCGCCACGGTCCGCGAAGTCGTCCGGGCGAGCCGCTCCAGCGCGGTCACCTTCGCCGTGACCGCGATCGTCACCGTCGCGGCCGACCTCATCCTCGCGGTCGAGATCGGCTTGCTCGCCGCCGCGTTCTTCGCGCTGCGCCACCTCGCCCACGCCGCCCGCGCCCGGCTCGACACCCTCCCCGGCCCGGCCACCGACGGCGACGAGCACATCGCCGTCTTCCGCTTCGAAGGCGCCATGTTCTGGGGCGCCTCCGAACGCGTCGTCACCGAAATCGCGGCCGCGGCCGACGACGTCCTCGTCGTCATCCTGCGGTTGTCCCGCCTGCACCTGCTCGACGCGACCGGCGCGAAGGCGCTGGGCGAGACCATCGAGGAGCTCGAAGGCCGGGGCATCGCGGTGCTGCTGAAGGGAGTCCAGGCCCACCACCAGCACCTGCTGACCACCACCGGCGCCCTCCGTACCGGCGGCCACCTCTTCACCAGCTTCGACGACGCGGCCACGTACGCGCGCGCCCACGTCCGGCGCATCACCACCGCGCCGGGTCAGGCTCGCTGA
- a CDS encoding WS/DGAT domain-containing protein, with the protein MPNTRKPAGPHRRMPAQDSLWLHLDRPENLMVVTSVLWTRTPVDPAQLRSLVSDRLLARYPVYFQRPVRHGRALYWETDPGFDLADHLVVRDLPAPADQAALEKFVAARRSEPLHPKRPLWTIDLLQGYHGGSVLVCRTHHAMADGIRLTQVLFSLLNPVEGATVPHAKVGGAGPHREPVAQPVARLGATVLRALGDTGAKVQLQAARVHPVLESAVALPLLGATAAVGATGAVAGFLSSTLDGGPRRAADTVASTATTLWHSLTGTGDLLGPSTATGLWDGEPGVEKTAAWGDPVPLITLGRIGHDTGTTINDVCTALVAGALDRYFAAHGTARTEPSDLGWLIPVSLSAFDDELPATLGNHFSLVLAQLPLGRRTFAERLAEVHRRVARIRDSFEPVLTFGMQYAIAQSPAPVGLPLSRFFAGKAVGVLTNVPGPRTLMTLAGAEVDGIVGWAPCSGRQAITICIFSYAGQVRFGLGSDRKLIPDPRLLVDALAEEFAELAQRA; encoded by the coding sequence GTGCCGAACACGAGAAAACCGGCCGGACCACACCGCCGGATGCCGGCGCAGGACAGCCTGTGGCTGCACCTGGACCGGCCCGAGAACCTGATGGTCGTCACCTCGGTGCTCTGGACGCGGACACCGGTGGACCCGGCGCAGCTGCGGTCGCTCGTGTCCGATCGCCTGCTCGCGCGGTACCCGGTGTACTTCCAGCGACCCGTGCGGCACGGCCGCGCCCTCTACTGGGAAACCGATCCCGGCTTCGACCTCGCCGACCACCTGGTCGTGCGGGACCTCCCGGCGCCCGCGGACCAGGCGGCGCTGGAGAAGTTCGTCGCCGCGCGACGCAGCGAGCCGCTCCACCCGAAACGTCCACTGTGGACCATCGATCTGCTGCAGGGCTATCACGGTGGCAGCGTGCTCGTCTGCCGTACCCACCACGCGATGGCCGACGGGATCCGGCTGACGCAGGTGCTGTTCAGCCTTCTGAACCCGGTCGAGGGCGCGACGGTCCCGCACGCGAAGGTCGGCGGGGCCGGACCCCACCGCGAACCCGTGGCCCAGCCCGTGGCCCGGCTCGGCGCCACCGTGTTGCGTGCCCTCGGTGACACCGGTGCCAAGGTTCAGCTGCAGGCCGCGCGCGTGCACCCGGTGCTGGAGTCCGCGGTCGCCCTGCCGTTGCTCGGTGCGACCGCGGCCGTAGGTGCCACCGGTGCGGTCGCCGGCTTCCTGTCGTCGACCCTCGACGGCGGTCCCCGGCGCGCGGCCGACACGGTCGCGAGCACGGCGACGACGCTCTGGCACAGCCTGACCGGGACCGGCGACCTGCTCGGCCCGTCGACCGCCACCGGCCTGTGGGACGGTGAACCGGGTGTCGAGAAGACCGCGGCGTGGGGTGACCCGGTCCCGCTGATCACCCTCGGCCGGATCGGCCACGACACCGGGACGACGATCAACGACGTCTGCACCGCACTCGTCGCCGGGGCGCTCGACCGGTACTTCGCCGCGCACGGCACCGCCCGCACCGAACCGTCGGACCTCGGCTGGCTGATCCCGGTGAGCCTGTCGGCCTTCGACGACGAGCTACCCGCGACTCTCGGCAACCACTTCTCGCTCGTGCTCGCCCAGTTGCCGCTCGGACGCCGGACGTTCGCCGAGCGCCTCGCCGAGGTGCACCGGCGGGTGGCCCGGATCCGCGACTCGTTCGAACCCGTGCTGACCTTCGGGATGCAGTACGCGATCGCCCAGAGCCCGGCCCCGGTCGGCCTGCCGCTGAGCCGGTTCTTCGCCGGCAAGGCCGTCGGCGTGCTCACGAACGTGCCGGGCCCGCGGACACTGATGACGCTGGCCGGCGCCGAGGTCGACGGGATCGTCGGCTGGGCGCCGTGCAGCGGCCGCCAGGCGATCACCATCTGCATCTTCAGCTACGCCGGTCAGGTGCGCTTCGGGTTGGGCAGCGACCGCAAGCTGATCCCGGACCCCAGGCTCCTGGTGGACGCGCTGGCCGAAGAATTCGCCGAACTGGCTCAGCGAGCCTGA
- the gap gene encoding type I glyceraldehyde-3-phosphate dehydrogenase — protein sequence MTVRLGINGFGRIGRDILRCVLETPDSPIEVVAVNDITSPEMLAHLLAHDSTYGRLRIPVEVVDGEALRVGDHLIQATSTADPAQLPWREYGVDVVVESTGKFRTRQAAGVHLAAGAKKVVISAPGKDVDATIVLGVNEDDYDPANHHIVSNASCTTNCVAPMVKVLHSAFGIRRGLLTTIHSYTGDQALLDRPHKDPRRARSAAVNVVPTSTGAAKAIGLVLPELAGKLDGVAVRVPVEDGSLTDLTVELERPVTAEQVNHAFAEAADGDLKGILRYTEAPIVSRDIIGDPASCVFDAQLTKADSHLAKVFGWYDNEWGYATRTVELVELIGRSL from the coding sequence ATGACGGTACGGCTCGGCATCAACGGCTTCGGCCGGATCGGCCGCGACATCCTCCGGTGCGTGCTGGAAACGCCGGACAGCCCGATCGAAGTGGTGGCGGTCAACGACATCACGTCCCCGGAGATGCTGGCGCACCTGCTCGCCCACGACTCCACCTACGGGCGGTTGCGCATCCCGGTCGAGGTCGTCGACGGCGAAGCCCTCCGTGTCGGCGACCACCTCATCCAAGCGACCTCGACCGCGGACCCCGCGCAGCTGCCCTGGCGCGAATACGGCGTGGACGTCGTCGTCGAATCGACCGGCAAGTTCCGCACCCGCCAAGCCGCCGGCGTGCACCTGGCCGCCGGCGCGAAGAAGGTCGTGATCTCCGCGCCCGGCAAGGACGTCGACGCGACGATCGTCCTCGGCGTCAACGAAGACGACTACGACCCCGCGAACCACCACATCGTCTCGAACGCCTCCTGCACGACCAACTGCGTCGCACCCATGGTGAAGGTCTTGCACTCGGCGTTCGGCATCCGCCGCGGCCTGCTCACCACGATCCACAGCTACACCGGCGACCAGGCTCTGCTGGACCGCCCGCACAAGGACCCTCGCCGTGCCCGCTCCGCGGCGGTCAACGTGGTGCCCACCAGCACCGGCGCCGCCAAGGCGATCGGCCTGGTGCTCCCGGAACTGGCCGGCAAGCTCGACGGCGTCGCGGTCCGCGTCCCGGTCGAAGACGGCTCGCTGACCGACCTGACGGTCGAGCTCGAGCGCCCGGTGACGGCGGAGCAGGTCAACCACGCGTTCGCCGAAGCCGCCGACGGTGACCTCAAAGGCATCCTGCGCTACACCGAGGCACCCATCGTGTCCCGCGACATCATCGGCGACCCGGCGTCGTGCGTGTTCGACGCCCAGCTGACGAAGGCCGACTCGCACCTGGCGAAGGTGTTCGGCTGGTACGACAACGAATGGGGCTACGCGACCCGCACGGTCGAGCTCGTGGAGCTCATTGGACGCTCGCTGTAG
- a CDS encoding CBS domain-containing protein produces MAMSRPVVPAGPETSFKELVALLAEHAIAASTVVDEHRHPIGVVDEADLLARHGRDARQERGARWLRVWSKAQGLTARELMTRRVPTVAKDEPLVAAARRLVETNLRCLYVVNGAGHLVGVLARRDARGRSCVRTRRSRRPSNARSCSGRSGRVPAEVASPAGTRGSGGYSERPMSSTSSTVRVA; encoded by the coding sequence ATGGCGATGAGCCGGCCGGTCGTACCGGCAGGCCCTGAGACGTCGTTCAAGGAGTTGGTTGCCCTTCTGGCCGAGCACGCCATTGCCGCGAGCACGGTGGTCGACGAGCACCGTCACCCGATCGGCGTCGTCGATGAGGCCGATCTGCTGGCCCGCCACGGCCGCGACGCCCGGCAGGAGCGCGGGGCCAGGTGGCTCCGGGTGTGGAGCAAGGCGCAGGGCCTGACCGCCCGGGAGCTGATGACCCGTCGCGTGCCGACCGTCGCCAAGGACGAACCCCTGGTGGCCGCGGCGAGGCGGCTGGTGGAGACGAACCTGCGCTGCCTGTACGTCGTGAACGGTGCGGGTCACCTGGTGGGTGTCCTGGCGCGCAGGGACGCCCGCGGTCGTTCCTGCGTCCGGACGAGGAGGTCAAGGAGACCGTCGAACGCGAGATCCTGCAGCGGCCGATCGGGACGGGTGCCCGCCGAGGTCGCGTCACCGGCGGGCACCCGCGGCAGCGGAGGCTACAGCGAGCGTCCAATGAGCTCCACGAGCTCGACCGTGCGGGTCGCGTAG
- a CDS encoding DoxX family membrane protein → MSIRPDEKKTTSVHRGTEPAPIPDFVAGPTVAGKSLAVLRVATGFVFLWAFVDKLFGLGYATPAKGAWISGGSPTKGFLSSVHVGPFESMFHAWAGTWWADTLFMLGLAGVGITVIAGIGLRLSAAAGALMMLMMWAAEWPFALSTSTGEATHSTNPIIDYHIIYALVLIVLAAAAAGNTWGLGRRWAALVGDRTWLR, encoded by the coding sequence ATGTCCATCCGACCGGATGAGAAGAAGACCACCTCGGTTCACCGGGGTACCGAACCGGCGCCGATCCCCGATTTCGTCGCCGGCCCCACCGTCGCCGGGAAGTCCCTGGCCGTCCTGCGCGTCGCCACCGGGTTCGTGTTCCTCTGGGCGTTCGTGGACAAGCTATTCGGCCTGGGCTACGCGACCCCGGCGAAGGGCGCCTGGATCAGTGGCGGCTCGCCGACCAAGGGCTTCCTCAGCAGCGTGCACGTCGGCCCCTTCGAGTCGATGTTCCACGCCTGGGCCGGCACCTGGTGGGCCGACACGCTGTTCATGCTCGGCCTGGCCGGCGTCGGCATCACCGTCATCGCCGGCATCGGACTGCGGCTGTCCGCCGCCGCCGGTGCGCTGATGATGCTCATGATGTGGGCCGCCGAATGGCCCTTCGCCCTCAGCACCAGCACCGGCGAAGCCACCCACTCGACCAACCCGATCATCGACTACCACATCATCTACGCGCTCGTCCTGATCGTGCTGGCCGCCGCGGCGGCCGGGAACACGTGGGGACTCGGCCGGCGTTGGGCCGCCCTCGTCGGCGACCGCACGTGGCTGCGCTGA